A portion of the Ricinus communis isolate WT05 ecotype wild-type chromosome 10, ASM1957865v1, whole genome shotgun sequence genome contains these proteins:
- the LOC8283843 gene encoding TBC1 domain family member 2B isoform X1: protein MAEDNFNLHRTILQHTRDAYGFALRPQHVQRYREYLNIYKEEEEERAEKWRVFLEQEAKSDHLCSSEEEEESGERLQAKTAEFGEKTNLQRGQVGDDSSAKKSDSDGSTDCDPGKEVQLSEEPEKVVQFSKVHQEEVQSSEEPGKEVEHFKGSQKEDKILKEPKRVVQHSEGPESEVHSLEKLENKVQHSEEQAKVQFPERLENEVQHPEEPENKVQLLEEPRNKELLSKQAKAGKIQTWSGTRLSLHAIESMMTSRVKKVKNMNHKQFVASQDNLLSTKEAELVGGELKEDVDGDISVKVTSDEKIKTPEEYNIMDDDTSPELFFHWKEELEFLVHGGVPKDLRGEVWQAFVGIKARRVERYYEELLAEETNDDDCKDHCDSTGAARKWKRQIEKDIPRTFPGHPALDEHGRDSLRRLLLAYARHNPSVGYCQAMNFFAGLLLLLMPEENAFWTLVGIIDDYFDGYYTEEMIESQVDQLVFEELMRERFPKLVNHLDYLGVQVAWISGPWFLSIFVNMIPWESVLRIWDVLLFEGNRVMLFRTALALMELYGPALVTTKDAGDAITLLQSLAGSTFDSSQLVFTACMGFLAVNEARLQELREKHRPAVLLVVEERSKRGRVWKDSKGLASKLYSFKHDPGSLTEEEKTCEGDSKSEHPSSNLDALLGGLTVDTEVDSLPDLQEQVVWFKVELCRLLEEKRSAILRAEELETAFMEMVKEDNRRQLSAKIEQLEQEVADLQQALSDKREQEAAMLQVLMRVEQEQRITEEARVRAERDAAAQRYALTVLQQKYEKAMASVTQMEQRVVMAESMLEATLQYESGQSKAQSSPRLAHCRSSTSESPGRRMSLLKFGLGWRDRNKGKPNEEFGDGISNIEGKQPNSLQKESGDQEKM, encoded by the exons aaagaGCAGAGAAGTGGAGGGTCTTCCTTGAACAAGAAGCAAAATCTGATCATTTATGCTCAtctgaagaagaagaggaatcTGGAGAGAGGTTGCAGGCTAAAACTGCTGAATTTGGAGAAAAGACCAATTTACAAAGGGGTCAAGTTGGGGATGATTCAAGTGCAAAGAAGTCTGATTCCGATGGTTCAACAGATTGTGATCCTGGGAAGGAGGTGCAACTTTCAGAGGAACCTGAGAAAGTGGTGCAATTTTCAAAGGTGCACCAGGAAGAGGTGCAATCTTCAGAAGAGCCTGGAAAGGAGGTAGAACATTTTAAAGGATCGCAAAAAGAGGACAAGATTTTAAAGGAACCCAAACGGGTGGTGCAACACTCAGAAGGACCAGAAAGTGAGGTGCATTCTTTAGAGAAACTAGAAAACAAGGTGCAGCATTCAGAAGAACAAGCAAAGGTGCAGTTTCCAGAAAGACTAGAAAACGAGGTGCAGCATCCAGAAGAACCAGAAAACAAGGTGCAGCTTTTAGAAGAACCTAGAAACAAGGAGCTGCTTTCAAAACAAGCAAAGGCAGGTAAGATTCAAACATGGTCTGGGACTAGACTATCCCTCCATGCCATTGAAAGTATGATGACTTCACGTGTTAAGAAGGTAAAGAATATGAACCACAAGCAATTCGTTGCAAGCCAAGATAATCTTCTGTCAACAAAAGAGGCAGAACTTGTAGGTGGAGAACTCAAAGAGGATGTTGATGGGGACATCTCTGTTAAGGTTACTTCAGATGAAAAGATCAAAACACCCGAAGAGTACAATATTATGGATGATGATACCTCCCCAGAACTGTTCTTTCATTGGAAAGAAGAACTTGAGTTCCTTGTTCATGGGGGAGTACCAAAGGATCTTAGAGGAGAG GTATGGCAAGCCTTTGTTGGCATAAAGGCACGTCGCGTGGAGAGATATTATGAGGAATTGCTGGCTGAAGAAACTAATGATGATGATTGCAAGGACCATTGTGACTCAACTGGCGCAGCCAGGAAATGGAAAAGGCAGATTGAGAAG GATATACCGCGAACTTTCCCGGGTCATCCTGCTTTGGATGAGCATGGCAGGGATTCCTTGAGGCGTTTGCTTTTAGCTTATGCACGACATAATCCCTCTGTCGGGTATTGTCAG GCAATGAATTTCTTTGCTGGACTATTGCTACTTTTGATGCCCGAGGAAAATGCCTTTTG GACTTTAGTGGGCATCATTGATGACTATTTTGATGGTTACTATACAGAAGAAATGATAGAATCACAG GTGGACCAACTTGTTTTTGAGGAGTTGATGCGAGAAAGATTTCCTAAACTGG TTAATCATCTGGATTACTTGGGAGTGCAGGTGGCATGGATCTCTGGACCTTGGTTCCTTTCcatctttgtcaatatgattCCTTGGGAAAGTG TTCTCCGAATTTGGGACGTTCTTCTATTTGAAGGCAATCGTGTGATGCTGTTCCGAACTGCACTTGCTTTAATGGAATTATATG GTCCAGCCCTAGTGACAACTAAAGATGCTGGCGATGCTATTACTTTGTTGCAGTCCCTTGCTGGGTCAACATTTGATAGCAGTCAGCTGGTTTTTACTGCTTGCATGGGTTTTTTGGCTGTAAATGAAGCTCGATTGCAGGAGTTGAGAGAAAAGCATAGACCTGCTGTACTACTAGTAGTTGAGGAAAGATCAAAAAGGGGTAGAGTATGGAAGGATTCTAAAGGCCTTGCATCAAAGCTGTATAGTTTCAAGCATGATCCTGGATCACtaacagaagaagaaaagacttGTGAAGGAGATTCTAAATCGGAGCATCCTTCCTCTAATCTAGATGCTTTGCTTGGAGGCCTTACTGTTGACACTGAAGTAGATTCACTACCGGACCTTCAAGAGCAG GTGGTTTGGTTTAAGGTTGAATTGTGTAGGTTGCTGGAGGAGAAAAGATCTGCCATACTTAG AGCTGAGGAGCTGGAGACAGCATTCATGGAGATGGTCAAAGAAGATAATCGACGGCAGTTGAGTGCAAAG ATTGAGCAATTGGAGCAAGAGGTAGCCGATCTTCAGCAGGCCCTTTCTGATAAGAGAGAACAGGAAGCTGCAATGCTTCAG GTCTTGATGCGGGTAGAGCAAGAACAGAGGATAACTGAAGAAGCTCGTGTACGTGCTGAGCGAGATGCAGCTGCTCAGAGATATGCATTGACTGTACTTCAG CAAAAATATGAGAAGGCCATGGCTTCAGTCACTCAGATGGAGCAAAGGGTAGTCATGGCAGAATCAATGTTGGAGGCTACCTTGCAATATGAATCTGGTCAATCTAAAGCACAATCTTCTCCCAG GTTAGCTCATTGTCGAAGTTCCACATCAGAGAGCCCAGGAAGAAGGATGAGTCTATTGAAGTTTGGCCTTGGTTGGCGTGACAGAAACAAG GGCAAACCTAATGAGGAGTTTGGTGATGGTATATCCAATATTGAGGGAAAACAGCCAAACTCTTTGCAGAAAGAAAGTGGAGACCAAGAGAAGATGTAG
- the LOC8283843 gene encoding TBC1 domain family member 2B isoform X2, translated as MAEDNFNLHRTILQHTRDAYGFALRPQHVQRYREYLNIYKEEEEERAEKWRVFLEQEAKSDHLCSSEEEEESGERLQAKTAEFGEKTNLQRGQVGDDSSAKKSDSDGSTDCDPGKEVQLSEEPEKVVQFSKVHQEEVQSSEEPGKEVEHFKGSQKEDKILKEPKRVVQHSEGPESEVHSLEKLENKVQHSEEQAKVQFPERLENEVQHPEEPENKVQLLEEPRNKELLSKQAKAGKIQTWSGTRLSLHAIESMMTSRVKKVKNMNHKQFVASQDNLLSTKEAELVGGELKEDVDGDISVKVTSDEKIKTPEEYNIMDDDTSPELFFHWKEELEFLVHGGVPKDLRGEVWQAFVGIKARRVERYYEELLAEETNDDDCKDHCDSTGAARKWKRQIEKDIPRTFPGHPALDEHGRDSLRRLLLAYARHNPSVGYCQAMNFFAGLLLLLMPEENAFWTLVGIIDDYFDGYYTEEMIESQVDQLVFEELMRERFPKLVNHLDYLGVQVAWISGPWFLSIFVNMIPWESVLRIWDVLLFEGNRVMLFRTALALMELYGPALVTTKDAGDAITLLQSLAGSTFDSSQLVFTACMGFLAVNEARLQELREKHRPAVLLVVEERSKRGRVWKDSKGLASKLYSFKHDPGSLTEEEKTCEGDSKSEHPSSNLDALLGGLTVDTEVDSLPDLQEQVVWFKVELCRLLEEKRSAILRAEELETAFMEMVKEDNRRQLSAKIEQLEQEVADLQQALSDKREQEAAMLQVLMRVEQEQRITEEARVRAERDAAAQRYALTVLQQKYEKAMASVTQMEQRVVMAESMLEATLQYESGQSKAQSSPSSLSKFHIREPRKKDESIEVWPWLA; from the exons aaagaGCAGAGAAGTGGAGGGTCTTCCTTGAACAAGAAGCAAAATCTGATCATTTATGCTCAtctgaagaagaagaggaatcTGGAGAGAGGTTGCAGGCTAAAACTGCTGAATTTGGAGAAAAGACCAATTTACAAAGGGGTCAAGTTGGGGATGATTCAAGTGCAAAGAAGTCTGATTCCGATGGTTCAACAGATTGTGATCCTGGGAAGGAGGTGCAACTTTCAGAGGAACCTGAGAAAGTGGTGCAATTTTCAAAGGTGCACCAGGAAGAGGTGCAATCTTCAGAAGAGCCTGGAAAGGAGGTAGAACATTTTAAAGGATCGCAAAAAGAGGACAAGATTTTAAAGGAACCCAAACGGGTGGTGCAACACTCAGAAGGACCAGAAAGTGAGGTGCATTCTTTAGAGAAACTAGAAAACAAGGTGCAGCATTCAGAAGAACAAGCAAAGGTGCAGTTTCCAGAAAGACTAGAAAACGAGGTGCAGCATCCAGAAGAACCAGAAAACAAGGTGCAGCTTTTAGAAGAACCTAGAAACAAGGAGCTGCTTTCAAAACAAGCAAAGGCAGGTAAGATTCAAACATGGTCTGGGACTAGACTATCCCTCCATGCCATTGAAAGTATGATGACTTCACGTGTTAAGAAGGTAAAGAATATGAACCACAAGCAATTCGTTGCAAGCCAAGATAATCTTCTGTCAACAAAAGAGGCAGAACTTGTAGGTGGAGAACTCAAAGAGGATGTTGATGGGGACATCTCTGTTAAGGTTACTTCAGATGAAAAGATCAAAACACCCGAAGAGTACAATATTATGGATGATGATACCTCCCCAGAACTGTTCTTTCATTGGAAAGAAGAACTTGAGTTCCTTGTTCATGGGGGAGTACCAAAGGATCTTAGAGGAGAG GTATGGCAAGCCTTTGTTGGCATAAAGGCACGTCGCGTGGAGAGATATTATGAGGAATTGCTGGCTGAAGAAACTAATGATGATGATTGCAAGGACCATTGTGACTCAACTGGCGCAGCCAGGAAATGGAAAAGGCAGATTGAGAAG GATATACCGCGAACTTTCCCGGGTCATCCTGCTTTGGATGAGCATGGCAGGGATTCCTTGAGGCGTTTGCTTTTAGCTTATGCACGACATAATCCCTCTGTCGGGTATTGTCAG GCAATGAATTTCTTTGCTGGACTATTGCTACTTTTGATGCCCGAGGAAAATGCCTTTTG GACTTTAGTGGGCATCATTGATGACTATTTTGATGGTTACTATACAGAAGAAATGATAGAATCACAG GTGGACCAACTTGTTTTTGAGGAGTTGATGCGAGAAAGATTTCCTAAACTGG TTAATCATCTGGATTACTTGGGAGTGCAGGTGGCATGGATCTCTGGACCTTGGTTCCTTTCcatctttgtcaatatgattCCTTGGGAAAGTG TTCTCCGAATTTGGGACGTTCTTCTATTTGAAGGCAATCGTGTGATGCTGTTCCGAACTGCACTTGCTTTAATGGAATTATATG GTCCAGCCCTAGTGACAACTAAAGATGCTGGCGATGCTATTACTTTGTTGCAGTCCCTTGCTGGGTCAACATTTGATAGCAGTCAGCTGGTTTTTACTGCTTGCATGGGTTTTTTGGCTGTAAATGAAGCTCGATTGCAGGAGTTGAGAGAAAAGCATAGACCTGCTGTACTACTAGTAGTTGAGGAAAGATCAAAAAGGGGTAGAGTATGGAAGGATTCTAAAGGCCTTGCATCAAAGCTGTATAGTTTCAAGCATGATCCTGGATCACtaacagaagaagaaaagacttGTGAAGGAGATTCTAAATCGGAGCATCCTTCCTCTAATCTAGATGCTTTGCTTGGAGGCCTTACTGTTGACACTGAAGTAGATTCACTACCGGACCTTCAAGAGCAG GTGGTTTGGTTTAAGGTTGAATTGTGTAGGTTGCTGGAGGAGAAAAGATCTGCCATACTTAG AGCTGAGGAGCTGGAGACAGCATTCATGGAGATGGTCAAAGAAGATAATCGACGGCAGTTGAGTGCAAAG ATTGAGCAATTGGAGCAAGAGGTAGCCGATCTTCAGCAGGCCCTTTCTGATAAGAGAGAACAGGAAGCTGCAATGCTTCAG GTCTTGATGCGGGTAGAGCAAGAACAGAGGATAACTGAAGAAGCTCGTGTACGTGCTGAGCGAGATGCAGCTGCTCAGAGATATGCATTGACTGTACTTCAG CAAAAATATGAGAAGGCCATGGCTTCAGTCACTCAGATGGAGCAAAGGGTAGTCATGGCAGAATCAATGTTGGAGGCTACCTTGCAATATGAATCTGGTCAATCTAAAGCACAATCTTCTCCCAG CTCATTGTCGAAGTTCCACATCAGAGAGCCCAGGAAGAAGGATGAGTCTATTGAAGTTTGGCCTTGGTTGGCGTGA
- the LOC8283843 gene encoding TBC1 domain family member 2B isoform X4, translating into MLLSLLSRRSLEVDSRDAYGFALRPQHVQRYREYLNIYKEEEEERAEKWRVFLEQEAKSDHLCSSEEEEESGERLQAKTAEFGEKTNLQRGQVGDDSSAKKSDSDGSTDCDPGKEVQLSEEPEKVVQFSKVHQEEVQSSEEPGKEVEHFKGSQKEDKILKEPKRVVQHSEGPESEVHSLEKLENKVQHSEEQAKVQFPERLENEVQHPEEPENKVQLLEEPRNKELLSKQAKAGKIQTWSGTRLSLHAIESMMTSRVKKVKNMNHKQFVASQDNLLSTKEAELVGGELKEDVDGDISVKVTSDEKIKTPEEYNIMDDDTSPELFFHWKEELEFLVHGGVPKDLRGEVWQAFVGIKARRVERYYEELLAEETNDDDCKDHCDSTGAARKWKRQIEKDIPRTFPGHPALDEHGRDSLRRLLLAYARHNPSVGYCQAMNFFAGLLLLLMPEENAFWTLVGIIDDYFDGYYTEEMIESQVDQLVFEELMRERFPKLVNHLDYLGVQVAWISGPWFLSIFVNMIPWESVLRIWDVLLFEGNRVMLFRTALALMELYGPALVTTKDAGDAITLLQSLAGSTFDSSQLVFTACMGFLAVNEARLQELREKHRPAVLLVVEERSKRGRVWKDSKGLASKLYSFKHDPGSLTEEEKTCEGDSKSEHPSSNLDALLGGLTVDTEVDSLPDLQEQVVWFKVELCRLLEEKRSAILRAEELETAFMEMVKEDNRRQLSAKIEQLEQEVADLQQALSDKREQEAAMLQVLMRVEQEQRITEEARVRAERDAAAQRYALTVLQQKYEKAMASVTQMEQRVVMAESMLEATLQYESGQSKAQSSPRLAHCRSSTSESPGRRMSLLKFGLGWRDRNKGKPNEEFGDGISNIEGKQPNSLQKESGDQEKM; encoded by the exons aaagaGCAGAGAAGTGGAGGGTCTTCCTTGAACAAGAAGCAAAATCTGATCATTTATGCTCAtctgaagaagaagaggaatcTGGAGAGAGGTTGCAGGCTAAAACTGCTGAATTTGGAGAAAAGACCAATTTACAAAGGGGTCAAGTTGGGGATGATTCAAGTGCAAAGAAGTCTGATTCCGATGGTTCAACAGATTGTGATCCTGGGAAGGAGGTGCAACTTTCAGAGGAACCTGAGAAAGTGGTGCAATTTTCAAAGGTGCACCAGGAAGAGGTGCAATCTTCAGAAGAGCCTGGAAAGGAGGTAGAACATTTTAAAGGATCGCAAAAAGAGGACAAGATTTTAAAGGAACCCAAACGGGTGGTGCAACACTCAGAAGGACCAGAAAGTGAGGTGCATTCTTTAGAGAAACTAGAAAACAAGGTGCAGCATTCAGAAGAACAAGCAAAGGTGCAGTTTCCAGAAAGACTAGAAAACGAGGTGCAGCATCCAGAAGAACCAGAAAACAAGGTGCAGCTTTTAGAAGAACCTAGAAACAAGGAGCTGCTTTCAAAACAAGCAAAGGCAGGTAAGATTCAAACATGGTCTGGGACTAGACTATCCCTCCATGCCATTGAAAGTATGATGACTTCACGTGTTAAGAAGGTAAAGAATATGAACCACAAGCAATTCGTTGCAAGCCAAGATAATCTTCTGTCAACAAAAGAGGCAGAACTTGTAGGTGGAGAACTCAAAGAGGATGTTGATGGGGACATCTCTGTTAAGGTTACTTCAGATGAAAAGATCAAAACACCCGAAGAGTACAATATTATGGATGATGATACCTCCCCAGAACTGTTCTTTCATTGGAAAGAAGAACTTGAGTTCCTTGTTCATGGGGGAGTACCAAAGGATCTTAGAGGAGAG GTATGGCAAGCCTTTGTTGGCATAAAGGCACGTCGCGTGGAGAGATATTATGAGGAATTGCTGGCTGAAGAAACTAATGATGATGATTGCAAGGACCATTGTGACTCAACTGGCGCAGCCAGGAAATGGAAAAGGCAGATTGAGAAG GATATACCGCGAACTTTCCCGGGTCATCCTGCTTTGGATGAGCATGGCAGGGATTCCTTGAGGCGTTTGCTTTTAGCTTATGCACGACATAATCCCTCTGTCGGGTATTGTCAG GCAATGAATTTCTTTGCTGGACTATTGCTACTTTTGATGCCCGAGGAAAATGCCTTTTG GACTTTAGTGGGCATCATTGATGACTATTTTGATGGTTACTATACAGAAGAAATGATAGAATCACAG GTGGACCAACTTGTTTTTGAGGAGTTGATGCGAGAAAGATTTCCTAAACTGG TTAATCATCTGGATTACTTGGGAGTGCAGGTGGCATGGATCTCTGGACCTTGGTTCCTTTCcatctttgtcaatatgattCCTTGGGAAAGTG TTCTCCGAATTTGGGACGTTCTTCTATTTGAAGGCAATCGTGTGATGCTGTTCCGAACTGCACTTGCTTTAATGGAATTATATG GTCCAGCCCTAGTGACAACTAAAGATGCTGGCGATGCTATTACTTTGTTGCAGTCCCTTGCTGGGTCAACATTTGATAGCAGTCAGCTGGTTTTTACTGCTTGCATGGGTTTTTTGGCTGTAAATGAAGCTCGATTGCAGGAGTTGAGAGAAAAGCATAGACCTGCTGTACTACTAGTAGTTGAGGAAAGATCAAAAAGGGGTAGAGTATGGAAGGATTCTAAAGGCCTTGCATCAAAGCTGTATAGTTTCAAGCATGATCCTGGATCACtaacagaagaagaaaagacttGTGAAGGAGATTCTAAATCGGAGCATCCTTCCTCTAATCTAGATGCTTTGCTTGGAGGCCTTACTGTTGACACTGAAGTAGATTCACTACCGGACCTTCAAGAGCAG GTGGTTTGGTTTAAGGTTGAATTGTGTAGGTTGCTGGAGGAGAAAAGATCTGCCATACTTAG AGCTGAGGAGCTGGAGACAGCATTCATGGAGATGGTCAAAGAAGATAATCGACGGCAGTTGAGTGCAAAG ATTGAGCAATTGGAGCAAGAGGTAGCCGATCTTCAGCAGGCCCTTTCTGATAAGAGAGAACAGGAAGCTGCAATGCTTCAG GTCTTGATGCGGGTAGAGCAAGAACAGAGGATAACTGAAGAAGCTCGTGTACGTGCTGAGCGAGATGCAGCTGCTCAGAGATATGCATTGACTGTACTTCAG CAAAAATATGAGAAGGCCATGGCTTCAGTCACTCAGATGGAGCAAAGGGTAGTCATGGCAGAATCAATGTTGGAGGCTACCTTGCAATATGAATCTGGTCAATCTAAAGCACAATCTTCTCCCAG GTTAGCTCATTGTCGAAGTTCCACATCAGAGAGCCCAGGAAGAAGGATGAGTCTATTGAAGTTTGGCCTTGGTTGGCGTGACAGAAACAAG GGCAAACCTAATGAGGAGTTTGGTGATGGTATATCCAATATTGAGGGAAAACAGCCAAACTCTTTGCAGAAAGAAAGTGGAGACCAAGAGAAGATGTAG
- the LOC8283843 gene encoding TBC1 domain family member 2B isoform X3, giving the protein MAEDNFNLHRTILQHTRDAYGFALRPQHVQRYREYLNIYKEEEEERAEKWRVFLEQEAKSDHLCSSEEEEESGERLQAKTAEFGEKTNLQRGQVGDDSSAKKSDSDGSTDCDPGKEVQLSEEPEKVVQFSKVHQEEVQSSEEPGKEVEHFKGSQKEDKILKEPKRVVQHSEGPESEVHSLEKLENKVQHSEEQAKVQFPERLENEVQHPEEPENKVQLLEEPRNKELLSKQAKAGKIQTWSGTRLSLHAIESMMTSRVKKVKNMNHKQFVASQDNLLSTKEAELVGGELKEDVDGDISVKVTSDEKIKTPEEYNIMDDDTSPELFFHWKEELEFLVHGGVPKDLRGEVWQAFVGIKARRVERYYEELLAEETNDDDCKDHCDSTGAARKWKRQIEKDIPRTFPGHPALDEHGRDSLRRLLLAYARHNPSVGYCQAMNFFAGLLLLLMPEENAFWTLVGIIDDYFDGYYTEEMIESQVDQLVFEELMRERFPKLVNHLDYLGVQVAWISGPWFLSIFVNMIPWESVLRIWDVLLFEGNRVMLFRTALALMELYGPALVTTKDAGDAITLLQSLAGSTFDSSQLVFTACMGFLAVNEARLQELREKHRPAVLLVVEERSKRGRVWKDSKGLASKLYSFKHDPGSLTEEEKTCEGDSKSEHPSSNLDALLGGLTVDTEVDSLPDLQEQVVWFKVELCRLLEEKRSAILRYPPFMILFKGYS; this is encoded by the exons aaagaGCAGAGAAGTGGAGGGTCTTCCTTGAACAAGAAGCAAAATCTGATCATTTATGCTCAtctgaagaagaagaggaatcTGGAGAGAGGTTGCAGGCTAAAACTGCTGAATTTGGAGAAAAGACCAATTTACAAAGGGGTCAAGTTGGGGATGATTCAAGTGCAAAGAAGTCTGATTCCGATGGTTCAACAGATTGTGATCCTGGGAAGGAGGTGCAACTTTCAGAGGAACCTGAGAAAGTGGTGCAATTTTCAAAGGTGCACCAGGAAGAGGTGCAATCTTCAGAAGAGCCTGGAAAGGAGGTAGAACATTTTAAAGGATCGCAAAAAGAGGACAAGATTTTAAAGGAACCCAAACGGGTGGTGCAACACTCAGAAGGACCAGAAAGTGAGGTGCATTCTTTAGAGAAACTAGAAAACAAGGTGCAGCATTCAGAAGAACAAGCAAAGGTGCAGTTTCCAGAAAGACTAGAAAACGAGGTGCAGCATCCAGAAGAACCAGAAAACAAGGTGCAGCTTTTAGAAGAACCTAGAAACAAGGAGCTGCTTTCAAAACAAGCAAAGGCAGGTAAGATTCAAACATGGTCTGGGACTAGACTATCCCTCCATGCCATTGAAAGTATGATGACTTCACGTGTTAAGAAGGTAAAGAATATGAACCACAAGCAATTCGTTGCAAGCCAAGATAATCTTCTGTCAACAAAAGAGGCAGAACTTGTAGGTGGAGAACTCAAAGAGGATGTTGATGGGGACATCTCTGTTAAGGTTACTTCAGATGAAAAGATCAAAACACCCGAAGAGTACAATATTATGGATGATGATACCTCCCCAGAACTGTTCTTTCATTGGAAAGAAGAACTTGAGTTCCTTGTTCATGGGGGAGTACCAAAGGATCTTAGAGGAGAG GTATGGCAAGCCTTTGTTGGCATAAAGGCACGTCGCGTGGAGAGATATTATGAGGAATTGCTGGCTGAAGAAACTAATGATGATGATTGCAAGGACCATTGTGACTCAACTGGCGCAGCCAGGAAATGGAAAAGGCAGATTGAGAAG GATATACCGCGAACTTTCCCGGGTCATCCTGCTTTGGATGAGCATGGCAGGGATTCCTTGAGGCGTTTGCTTTTAGCTTATGCACGACATAATCCCTCTGTCGGGTATTGTCAG GCAATGAATTTCTTTGCTGGACTATTGCTACTTTTGATGCCCGAGGAAAATGCCTTTTG GACTTTAGTGGGCATCATTGATGACTATTTTGATGGTTACTATACAGAAGAAATGATAGAATCACAG GTGGACCAACTTGTTTTTGAGGAGTTGATGCGAGAAAGATTTCCTAAACTGG TTAATCATCTGGATTACTTGGGAGTGCAGGTGGCATGGATCTCTGGACCTTGGTTCCTTTCcatctttgtcaatatgattCCTTGGGAAAGTG TTCTCCGAATTTGGGACGTTCTTCTATTTGAAGGCAATCGTGTGATGCTGTTCCGAACTGCACTTGCTTTAATGGAATTATATG GTCCAGCCCTAGTGACAACTAAAGATGCTGGCGATGCTATTACTTTGTTGCAGTCCCTTGCTGGGTCAACATTTGATAGCAGTCAGCTGGTTTTTACTGCTTGCATGGGTTTTTTGGCTGTAAATGAAGCTCGATTGCAGGAGTTGAGAGAAAAGCATAGACCTGCTGTACTACTAGTAGTTGAGGAAAGATCAAAAAGGGGTAGAGTATGGAAGGATTCTAAAGGCCTTGCATCAAAGCTGTATAGTTTCAAGCATGATCCTGGATCACtaacagaagaagaaaagacttGTGAAGGAGATTCTAAATCGGAGCATCCTTCCTCTAATCTAGATGCTTTGCTTGGAGGCCTTACTGTTGACACTGAAGTAGATTCACTACCGGACCTTCAAGAGCAG GTGGTTTGGTTTAAGGTTGAATTGTGTAGGTTGCTGGAGGAGAAAAGATCTGCCATACTTAG ATACCCTCCTTTTATGATTCTGTTCAAGGGCTACTCATAA